One genomic window of Pocillopora verrucosa isolate sample1 chromosome 8, ASM3666991v2, whole genome shotgun sequence includes the following:
- the LOC131779019 gene encoding toll-like receptor 2, which translates to MDDDLESENYDCDAFIIFRGDDLEWVEERLLPLLEGKHKLRCRIHHRDFRAGGIIYDLISDSVYKSYKNVVVFSSKFLNGRYCRYELDQAKQRLLERNDDSLVILRIDDVDLGSLPVDLRERSVIDYGSNHEKPHWEKKLLEFLGVPHKYKRESTKSNDTEVSVLEPVNGDVFENGHEIAKMATEATCITNA; encoded by the exons ATGGATGATG ATCTTGAGTCTGAAAATTATGATTGTGACGCATTCATAATTTTTAGAGGTGATGACCTTGAATGGGTGGAAGAAAGGCTTCTACCTCTCCTTGAAGGAAAGCATAAGCTAAGATGCCGAATCCACCACAGAGACTTCAGAGCTGGCGGTATTATTTATGATCTGATTTCGGATAGCGTttacaaaagttacaaaaatgtAGTAGTTTTCTCAAGTAAGTTTTTGAACGGCCGTTATTGCAGGTATGAGCTAGATCAAGCGAAGCAGAGACTTCTCGAAAGAAATGACGACAGTTTGGTTATCTTAAGGATTGATGACGTTGATTTAGGGTCGCTACCCGTAGATTTGCGAGAAAGAAGCGTGATCGACTATGGAAGTAATCATGAAAAACCTCATTGGGAAAAAAAGCTCCTTGAATTTCTCGGGGTTCCTCACAAATACAAACGTGAAAGCACAAAAAGCAATGATACCGAAGTATCCGTGCTTGAACCAGTCAACGGAGATGTTTTCGAAAATGGACACGAAATTGCCAAAATGGCCACTGAGGCAACTTGTATTACTAATGCGTGA